In Patescibacteria group bacterium, one DNA window encodes the following:
- a CDS encoding methyltransferase domain-containing protein — protein sequence MKYFFILGRNPTLSSAELAAVLDEQAIFNHLSNEAIVADIEGELSANEIMPRLGGTVKFGEILEMPDEFAAEDIAEILKNSSAKKIYFGFSFYKLDEDVSVARLNKGTQKIKNLAMEIKNLLKEAKIQARWVTSKEKNLSSVVVKKNKLLTEAGAELVFLIGKEKNYLGKTLAVQEFEDLSFRDYGRPARSMRVGLMPPKLAKIMLNLARIDKHSALLDPFCGFATILEEALLWGYENLIGTDINPETLSGAKENLEWLKKNYNLETKNYKLLEADAKEISKKFPSQSIDAIITEPYLGPPLHGDEPQEKIQQIIRELSDLYLAAFREFKKIIKSDGRIAILFPVFHTEKQDLFLPILDEIKKIGFSATDLLPKDFKKYPFLEITPRNSILYSRPDQFVWREIFIFSL from the coding sequence ATGAAATACTTCTTTATTTTAGGCAGAAATCCAACTTTGTCAAGCGCGGAGCTAGCCGCCGTTTTGGACGAACAAGCTATTTTTAACCACCTTTCAAACGAAGCCATTGTAGCCGATATTGAAGGTGAACTTTCTGCTAATGAAATCATGCCGCGCCTCGGGGGTACGGTTAAATTTGGGGAAATCCTTGAAATGCCGGACGAATTCGCGGCCGAAGACATCGCTGAAATTTTGAAAAATTCTTCGGCTAAAAAAATTTATTTTGGCTTTAGTTTTTATAAATTAGATGAAGATGTTTCTGTCGCGCGCTTAAACAAGGGAACTCAAAAAATAAAAAATCTAGCCATGGAAATAAAAAACCTGCTCAAGGAGGCGAAAATCCAGGCTAGGTGGGTAACTTCAAAAGAAAAAAATTTAAGTTCAGTCGTAGTAAAGAAAAATAAATTGCTGACCGAGGCCGGCGCCGAATTAGTTTTTTTGATTGGCAAAGAAAAAAATTATCTCGGTAAAACTTTGGCAGTCCAAGAATTTGAAGATCTGAGTTTCCGCGATTATGGCAGACCCGCCCGAAGCATGCGAGTCGGATTAATGCCGCCGAAACTTGCTAAAATTATGCTTAATTTAGCGCGAATAGACAAACACTCTGCTCTTTTAGATCCGTTCTGCGGCTTTGCCACAATTTTGGAAGAAGCGCTGCTTTGGGGCTACGAAAATTTAATTGGCACGGATATTAACCCCGAAACTTTATCCGGAGCAAAAGAAAACTTAGAATGGTTGAAAAAAAATTATAACCTGGAAACAAAAAATTATAAATTATTAGAAGCTGACGCCAAGGAAATTTCAAAAAAATTTCCCTCGCAATCAATCGATGCGATTATCACTGAACCATACCTTGGTCCACCTCTCCATGGCGACGAACCTCAAGAAAAAATCCAACAAATTATCAGAGAACTTTCCGACCTTTATCTTGCCGCTTTCCGAGAATTTAAAAAAATTATAAAATCCGACGGCCGAATTGCAATTCTCTTCCCTGTTTTTCATACAGAAAAACAAGATTTATTTTTACCGATTCTGGACGAAATAAAAAAAATCGGCTTTTCTGCGACCGACCTTCTACCAAAAGATTTTAAAAAATATCCATTTTTAGAAATTACGCCGCGTAATTCTATTCTCTACTCCCGGCCCGACCAATTCGTCTGGCGGGAAATTTTTATTTTTTCTCTTTAA
- the rpsF gene encoding 30S ribosomal protein S6 has product MKHYELLFIIPGKYTEEEMEAISGKINETVKKYGGEITSTDNLGSKKLAYPIADVQVGNYLVIEFNSEAEKIKELEGELKLTQEVLRFSITLKKLKTQEDIEAEKIRKEKMVQKQKAEEVKAEPAPKVSLEELDKKLGEILEGDII; this is encoded by the coding sequence ATGAAACATTACGAATTATTGTTCATCATTCCTGGAAAATATACCGAGGAAGAGATGGAAGCTATCAGCGGAAAAATCAATGAAACAGTTAAAAAATACGGAGGGGAAATAACCTCAACCGATAATTTGGGTTCCAAAAAATTGGCCTACCCGATTGCCGATGTCCAGGTTGGGAACTATCTTGTGATTGAGTTTAACAGCGAAGCAGAAAAAATCAAGGAGCTTGAGGGTGAATTAAAGTTAACCCAAGAAGTTTTAAGGTTTAGCATCACTTTGAAAAAACTTAAAACCCAAGAAGATATAGAGGCGGAAAAAATCAGAAAAGAAAAAATGGTTCAAAAGCAGAAGGCGGAAGAAGTAAAGGCAGAGCCTGCGCCAAAAGTTAGTCTTGAGGAATTAGATAAAAAACTTGGGGAAATTCTTGAAGGCGACATTATCTAA
- the rpsR gene encoding 30S ribosomal protein S18, whose translation MMRQQSASTTIAGRKTCHFCANNVKEIDFKDEPTLRKFISSYGKIVPRRKSGVCSKHQRKLALAIKRARILGILPFTNK comes from the coding sequence ATGATGAGACAACAAAGTGCAAGCACAACAATCGCCGGACGAAAGACCTGCCATTTCTGCGCTAATAATGTTAAGGAGATTGATTTTAAAGACGAGCCAACTCTTAGAAAGTTTATATCGTCTTACGGTAAAATTGTTCCGCGTCGAAAAAGCGGCGTTTGTTCCAAGCATCAACGCAAGTTGGCGTTGGCGATAAAACGGGCAAGAATCCTGGGGATTTTACCTTTCACGAACAAGTAA
- the epmA gene encoding EF-P lysine aminoacylase EpmA — protein sequence MTPNWTILKKEKERQKKFFLRAKIILLIRDFFSRENFLEVETPSLVKLPGMEPSLDPVKVTLSILGGRRETYLITSPEYAMKKILAAGFPKIFQICKSFRGGEAMDDLHNPEFTILEWYRTHADYKDIMDDVEKMIMFVGANLKNKKRVTIPKKNKSLKIKYQGKIIDLTPPWPRLTVREVFSKYAEIDLDKVLERDQIERAAVKKGYVISKNDSFDDIFFKIFLNEIEPYLGQGKPTILYDWPAQMAALSRQKKIDPRYAERFEVYIGGLELGNAFSELVDPDEQRRRLVGERNLRKALGKEIYDIDEDFLKALREIPPSGGIAMGVDRIAMLFADAKSLDEVIFFPAKQNL from the coding sequence ATGACGCCTAATTGGACGATTTTAAAAAAAGAGAAAGAGAGACAAAAAAAGTTTTTTTTGAGGGCAAAAATTATTTTATTGATTAGGGATTTTTTTTCTAGGGAAAATTTTTTAGAAGTAGAAACGCCAAGTCTTGTAAAACTTCCGGGGATGGAACCATCTCTTGACCCCGTTAAGGTAACCCTTTCGATTTTAGGCGGAAGGCGCGAGACATATCTTATAACTTCTCCTGAGTACGCGATGAAGAAAATTTTAGCGGCCGGATTTCCGAAAATTTTTCAGATCTGTAAAAGTTTTCGCGGGGGAGAGGCCATGGACGATTTACATAATCCCGAGTTCACTATCTTGGAATGGTACAGGACGCACGCAGACTATAAGGATATTATGGACGATGTAGAGAAAATGATAATGTTTGTTGGCGCTAATCTGAAAAATAAAAAACGCGTAACTATCCCCAAAAAAAATAAAAGTTTAAAAATAAAATACCAGGGGAAAATAATTGATTTAACGCCGCCGTGGCCGAGACTGACTGTCAGGGAAGTATTTTCTAAATATGCCGAGATTGATTTAGATAAAGTGCTAGAAAGAGATCAAATAGAGCGCGCGGCCGTAAAGAAGGGTTATGTTATTTCAAAAAACGATAGTTTTGACGATATTTTCTTTAAAATATTTTTAAACGAGATTGAGCCTTATCTGGGCCAAGGAAAACCAACAATCCTTTATGATTGGCCAGCCCAGATGGCGGCGCTTTCGCGTCAGAAAAAAATCGATCCACGCTATGCTGAAAGGTTTGAAGTTTATATTGGTGGTTTGGAGCTAGGAAACGCCTTTTCAGAATTAGTTGATCCGGACGAACAAAGAAGGCGGCTTGTCGGGGAAAGAAATTTGAGAAAGGCGCTGGGAAAAGAAATTTATGATATTGATGAGGATTTTTTGAAAGCCCTTCGTGAAATTCCGCCGTCTGGGGGTATTGCCATGGGGGTAGACAGGATTGCGATGCTCTTCGCGGACGCTAAAAGTCTTGATGAAGTTATTTTTTTTCCAGCCAAACAAAATTTATAA
- the ychF gene encoding redox-regulated ATPase YchF — protein sequence MSFKVGIVGLPNVGKSTLFKALTRKQVDIANYPFCTIEPNVGTVAVPDFRLQKLNDFYNSAKIVPTVIEFVDIAGLVKGAHEGQGLGNKFLSHIREVDAICQVIRAFEDPNVIHVDGKINPISDLEVINLELIFADQDTVKKRLTSLAGELKGGKEKILLKTNETLLKISDALEKGIMAAALGLDEEEKFLVKELNLLSLKPTFYALNVAEADIKADKKEILKKFNLPLDPEKVILVSAKIESELAELPPEEAKNYLKELGLEESGLDKLIRASYYELNLITFFTAGPKEAHAWTIARGTLAPQAAGKIHTDFERGFIAAEVINWKDLLDSGGDVGAKEKGLIRLEGKEYVMQDGDTVEFRFNV from the coding sequence ATGTCTTTTAAAGTGGGAATTGTTGGTCTGCCAAACGTGGGGAAGTCAACCCTTTTTAAAGCGTTGACTCGAAAACAAGTAGACATCGCCAATTATCCTTTTTGCACTATTGAACCAAATGTGGGGACGGTTGCCGTGCCCGATTTCCGTTTACAAAAATTAAATGATTTTTATAATTCGGCGAAAATTGTTCCGACCGTGATTGAATTTGTAGACATTGCCGGTCTTGTGAAAGGCGCCCACGAAGGTCAGGGTTTGGGCAATAAATTTTTGTCGCATATTAGGGAAGTAGACGCTATCTGCCAGGTGATTCGGGCTTTTGAAGATCCTAATGTCATTCATGTAGATGGAAAAATTAATCCCATTTCTGATTTAGAAGTTATAAATTTGGAATTAATTTTTGCCGATCAAGATACAGTTAAAAAAAGACTCACGAGTTTGGCTGGCGAACTTAAGGGTGGCAAAGAAAAAATACTTCTTAAGACCAATGAAACACTTTTAAAAATTAGCGATGCTTTGGAAAAGGGAATAATGGCTGCAGCACTTGGCCTTGACGAGGAGGAAAAATTTTTGGTTAAAGAATTGAATTTATTATCTTTAAAGCCGACGTTTTACGCCTTAAACGTGGCAGAAGCTGATATAAAAGCCGATAAAAAAGAAATTTTGAAAAAGTTTAATTTGCCACTTGATCCGGAAAAAGTAATTTTAGTTTCGGCAAAAATTGAGTCGGAATTAGCAGAACTTCCGCCAGAAGAGGCAAAAAATTATTTGAAAGAGTTGGGTCTGGAAGAATCCGGTTTGGACAAATTGATCAGGGCGAGTTATTATGAACTCAATTTGATCACCTTTTTTACGGCCGGACCAAAAGAAGCACATGCCTGGACAATAGCCCGAGGAACTCTGGCGCCACAGGCTGCCGGTAAAATTCATACTGATTTTGAACGCGGGTTTATCGCGGCTGAAGTTATAAATTGGAAAGATTTGTTAGATTCCGGCGGAGACGTTGGGGCGAAAGAGAAGGGATTAATTCGGCTGGAAGGAAAAGAATACGTGATGCAAGACGGCGATACGGTAGAATTTAGATTTAATGTGTAA
- a CDS encoding single-stranded DNA-binding protein encodes MNLNKAMIIGNLTRDPEVKTTPSGQNVASFSVATNRVWTNAQGQKQEAVEYHNIVAWGKLAEICGQYLNKGKKIYIEGRLQTRDWQGQDGVKRYKTEIVAENMIMLDRGGSSGGQGSAPAVSQSMEEQGPAEEPQEEEIKVENIPF; translated from the coding sequence ATGAATTTAAATAAAGCAATGATCATTGGAAATCTGACCCGCGATCCGGAAGTAAAAACAACTCCCTCGGGACAAAATGTGGCGTCTTTTTCCGTGGCGACGAACCGTGTTTGGACAAATGCTCAAGGACAAAAACAAGAAGCGGTGGAATACCACAATATCGTCGCTTGGGGAAAATTGGCAGAAATTTGCGGCCAGTATTTGAATAAAGGTAAAAAAATTTATATTGAAGGGCGGCTTCAGACAAGAGATTGGCAAGGGCAAGACGGAGTAAAAAGATATAAAACAGAAATTGTCGCGGAGAACATGATTATGCTAGACCGTGGCGGCTCGTCTGGTGGCCAGGGATCAGCGCCAGCAGTAAGTCAGTCCATGGAAGAACAGGGTCCAGCCGAAGAGCCGCAAGAAGAAGAAATTAAAGTTGAAAATATTCCTTTTTAA